The proteins below are encoded in one region of Cygnus olor isolate bCygOlo1 chromosome 19, bCygOlo1.pri.v2, whole genome shotgun sequence:
- the LOC121057389 gene encoding uncharacterized protein LOC121057389 isoform X5: MIHSGKKNICTIVVCILIFGTIFIYSWKSHQLQNNISRKIFPPAKTASPASQLCRGKPAQNSITPLKDNRTFIISPYFDDRESKVTRVIGIVHHEDVKELYCWFCCQPHGQIYVSKAKIDVHSDRFGFPYGAADIVCLEPENCDPTHVSIHQSPHGNIDQLPRFDIKNRKAETFSVDFTLCISAMFGNYNNVLQFIQSMEMYKILGVQKVVVYKNSCSELMEKVLKFYMEEGTVEIIPWPINSYLKVSSKWHFSMDAKDIGYYGQITALNDCIYRNMQRSKFVVLNDADEIILPLKHPDWKTMMSSLQEQNPGTGIFLFENHIFPETVSTPVFNISSWNTVPGVNILQHVHREPDRKEVFNPKKMIIDPRRVIQTSVHSVLRAYGTSVNVPMDVALIYHCRVPLQENLPRESLIRDTTLWKYNSSLITNVNKVLHQTVL; the protein is encoded by the coding sequence ATGAtacacagtggaaaaaaaaatatttgtactaTTGTTGTGTGTATTCTTATTTTTGGAACTATTTTCATCTACTCCTGGAAAAGTCATCAGCTACAAAATAATATATCCAGGAAAATCTTCCCACCAGCAAAAACTGCCAGTCCAGCAAGTCAGCTCTGTAGGGGAAAACCTGCCCAAAATTCAATAACACCATTAAAAGATAACAGAACTTTTATTATATCCCCATACTTTGAtgacagagaaagcaaagtcACTCGTGTGATTGGGATTGTTCACCATGAAGATGTAAAAGAACTAtactgctggttttgctgtcaGCCCCATGGACAGATATACGtatcaaaagcaaaaattgaTGTTCACTCAGATAGATTTGGATTCCCTTATGGTGCGGCAGATATAGTTTGTCTGGAACCTGAAAACTGCGATCCAACACATGTATCAATTCATCAGTCTCCACATGGAAATATTGACCAGCTGCCAAGGTTTGACATTAAAAACCGCAAGGCTGAGACCTTCTCTGTTGACTTCACTTTATGTATCTCTGCCATGTTTGGAAATTACAACAATGTCTTACAGTTTATACAGAGTATGGAAATGTACAAGATTCTTGGGGTACAGAAAGTGGTAGTCTATAAGAACAGCTGCAGCGAGCTGATGGAGAAAGTCTTGAAGTTTTATATGGAAGAAGGAACTGTGGAGATAATTCCTTGGCCAATAAACTCATACCTCAAGGTTTCCTCTAAATGGCACTTTTCTATGGATGCAAAAGACATTGGCTACTATGGGCAAATCACAGCTCTAAATGACTGTATATACCGTAACATGCAGAGGAGCAAGTTTGTGGTTCTTAATGATGCTGATGAAATAATTCTTCCCCTTAAGCACCCAGACTGGAAAACAATGATGAGCAGTCTTCAGGAGCAAAATCCAGGCACTGGCATTTTCCTCTTTGAGAACCATATCTTCCCAGAAACCGTATCCACTCCTGTGTTCAACATTTCATCTTGGAATACCGTGCCAGGTGTTAACATACTACAGCATGTGCACAGAGAACCTGACAGGAAAGAGGTTTTTAATCCCAAGAAAATGATAATTGATCCAAGAAGGGTGATTCAGACATCCGTCCACTCTGTCCTACGCGCTTATGGGACCAGTGTGAATGTTCCAATGGATGTGGCCCTCATTTATCACTGTCGAGTGCCCCTTCAAGAAAATCTTCCCAGAGAATCCCTCATCAGGGATACGACACTGTGGAAATATAACTCATCATTAATCACAAATGTTAACAAAGTGCTACATCAAACAGTACTGTAA
- the LOC121057389 gene encoding beta-1,4-galactosyltransferase galt-1-like isoform X3, translating to MLQTVPAIRLKMQQHKLQGQRNLHLHLDTFKMFCGGKKSYFAATVCIITLTSMVAFSYLRLQRLAHLPKIIQEGRRCRGEITNNTITPLKDKRTFIISPYFDDRESKVTRVIGIVHHEDVKELYCWFCCQPHGQIYVSKAKIDVHSDRFGFPYGAADIVCLEPENCDPTHVSIHQSPHGNIDQLPRFDIKNRKAETFSVDFTLCISAMFGNYNNVLQFIQSMEMYKILGVQKVVVYKNSCSELMEKVLKFYMEEGTVEIIPWPINSYLKVSSKWYFMQDGTHIGYYGQITALNDCIYRNMQRSKFVVLNDADEIILPLKHPDWKTMMSSLQEQNPGTGIFLFENHIFPETVSTPVFNISSWNTVPGVNILQHVHREPDRKEVINPKKMIIDPRRVIQTSVHSVLRAYGTSVNVPMDVALIYHCRVPLQENLPRESLIRDTTLWKYNSSLITNVNKVLHQTVL from the exons ATGTTACAGACAGTACCAGCCATTCGTTTAAAg atGCAGCAGCATAAACTGCAAGGACAAAGAAATTTGCATCTACATTTAGatacattcaaaatgttttgtggtgGGAAAAAATCATACTTTGCTGCCACTGTGTGCATTATTACTCTAACTTCAATGGTCGCATTTTCATATCTGAGATTACAGAGACTTGCTCACCTGCCAAAAATAATACAGGAAGGTAGAAGATGTAGAGGGGAAATTACAAATAACACAATAACGCCATTAAAGGATAAAAGAACTTTTATTATATCCCCATACTTTGAtgacagagaaagcaaagtcACTCGTGTGATTGGGATTGTTCACCATGAAGATGTAAAAGAACTAtactgctggttttgctgtcaGCCCCATGGACAGATATACGtatcaaaagcaaaaattgaTGTTCACTCAGATAGATTTGGATTCCCTTATGGTGCGGCAGATATAGTTTGTCTGGAACCTGAAAACTGCGATCCAACACATGTATCAATTCATCAGTCTCCACATGGAAATATTGACCAGCTGCCAAGGTTTGACATTAAAAACCGCAAGGCTGAGACCTTCTCTGTTGACTTCACTTTATGTATCTCTGCCATGTTTGGAAATTACAACAATGTCTTACAGTTTATACAGAGTATGGAAATGTACAAGATTCTTGGGGTACAGAAAGTGGTAGTCTATAAGAACAGCTGCAGCGAGCTGATGGAGAAAGTCTTGAAGTTTTATATGGAAGAAGGAACTGTGGAGATAATTCCTTGGCCAATAAACTCATACCTCAAGGTTTCCTCTAAATGGTACTTCATGCAGGATGGAACACACATTGGCTACTATGGGCAAATCACAGCTCTAAATGACTGTATATACCGTAACATGCAGAGGAGCAAGTTTGTGGTTCTTAATGATGCTGATGAAATAATTCTTCCCCTTAAGCACCCAGACTGGAAAACAATGATGAGCAGTCTTCAGGAGCAAAATCCAGGCACTGGCATTTTCCTCTTTGAGAACCATATCTTCCCAGAAACCGTATCCACTCCTGTGTTCAACATTTCATCTTGGAATACCGTGCCAGGTGTTAACATACTACAGCATGTGCACAGAGAACCTGACAGGAAAGAGGTGATCAATCCCAAGAAAATGATAATTGATCCAAGAAGGGTGATTCAGACGTCCGTCCACTCTGTCCTACGCGCTTATGGGACCAGTGTGAATGTTCCAATGGATGTGGCCCTCATTTATCACTGTCGAGTGCCCCTTCAAGAAAATCTTCCCAGAGAATCCCTCATCAGGGATACGACACTGTGGAAATATAACTCATCATTAATCACAAATGTTAACAAAGTGCTACATCAAACAGTACTGTAA
- the LOC121057389 gene encoding beta-1,4-galactosyltransferase galt-1-like isoform X4, protein MQQHKLQGQRNLHLHLDTFKMFCGGKKSYFAATVCIITLTSMVAFSYLRLQRLAHLPKIIQEGRRCRGEITNNTITPLKDKRTFIISPYFDDRESKVTRVIGIVHHEDVKELYCWFCCQPHGQIYVSKAKIDVHSDRFGFPYGAADIVCLEPENCDPTHVSIHQSPHGNIDQLPRFDIKNRKAETFSVDFTLCISAMFGNYNNVLQFIQSMEMYKILGVQKVVVYKNSCSELMEKVLKFYMEEGTVEIIPWPINSYLKVSSKWYFMQDGTHIGYYGQITALNDCIYRNMQRSKFVVLNDADEIILPLKHPDWKTMMSSLQEQNPGTGIFLFENHIFPETVSTPVFNISSWNTVPGVNILQHVHREPDRKEVINPKKMIIDPRRVIQTSVHSVLRAYGTSVNVPMDVALIYHCRVPLQENLPRESLIRDTTLWKYNSSLITNVNKVLHQTVL, encoded by the coding sequence atGCAGCAGCATAAACTGCAAGGACAAAGAAATTTGCATCTACATTTAGatacattcaaaatgttttgtggtgGGAAAAAATCATACTTTGCTGCCACTGTGTGCATTATTACTCTAACTTCAATGGTCGCATTTTCATATCTGAGATTACAGAGACTTGCTCACCTGCCAAAAATAATACAGGAAGGTAGAAGATGTAGAGGGGAAATTACAAATAACACAATAACGCCATTAAAGGATAAAAGAACTTTTATTATATCCCCATACTTTGAtgacagagaaagcaaagtcACTCGTGTGATTGGGATTGTTCACCATGAAGATGTAAAAGAACTAtactgctggttttgctgtcaGCCCCATGGACAGATATACGtatcaaaagcaaaaattgaTGTTCACTCAGATAGATTTGGATTCCCTTATGGTGCGGCAGATATAGTTTGTCTGGAACCTGAAAACTGCGATCCAACACATGTATCAATTCATCAGTCTCCACATGGAAATATTGACCAGCTGCCAAGGTTTGACATTAAAAACCGCAAGGCTGAGACCTTCTCTGTTGACTTCACTTTATGTATCTCTGCCATGTTTGGAAATTACAACAATGTCTTACAGTTTATACAGAGTATGGAAATGTACAAGATTCTTGGGGTACAGAAAGTGGTAGTCTATAAGAACAGCTGCAGCGAGCTGATGGAGAAAGTCTTGAAGTTTTATATGGAAGAAGGAACTGTGGAGATAATTCCTTGGCCAATAAACTCATACCTCAAGGTTTCCTCTAAATGGTACTTCATGCAGGATGGAACACACATTGGCTACTATGGGCAAATCACAGCTCTAAATGACTGTATATACCGTAACATGCAGAGGAGCAAGTTTGTGGTTCTTAATGATGCTGATGAAATAATTCTTCCCCTTAAGCACCCAGACTGGAAAACAATGATGAGCAGTCTTCAGGAGCAAAATCCAGGCACTGGCATTTTCCTCTTTGAGAACCATATCTTCCCAGAAACCGTATCCACTCCTGTGTTCAACATTTCATCTTGGAATACCGTGCCAGGTGTTAACATACTACAGCATGTGCACAGAGAACCTGACAGGAAAGAGGTGATCAATCCCAAGAAAATGATAATTGATCCAAGAAGGGTGATTCAGACGTCCGTCCACTCTGTCCTACGCGCTTATGGGACCAGTGTGAATGTTCCAATGGATGTGGCCCTCATTTATCACTGTCGAGTGCCCCTTCAAGAAAATCTTCCCAGAGAATCCCTCATCAGGGATACGACACTGTGGAAATATAACTCATCATTAATCACAAATGTTAACAAAGTGCTACATCAAACAGTACTGTAA
- the LOC121057389 gene encoding uncharacterized protein LOC121057389 isoform X1, with protein MEIWLFYLFVCLFVYEQLAFCSNNLACRYIFFILCNRISLFHLGILTPLFLLEFRDFFFSTSLVFWPNINLITLCHASSKNHCSTSGPLKRLAVTVLLVDHIRMAKGEFRMLQTVPAIRLKMQQHKLQGQRNLHLHLDTFKMFCGGKKSYFAATVCIITLTSMVAFSYLRLQRLAHLPKIIQEGRRCRGEITNNTITPLKDKRTFIISPYFDDRESKVTRVIGIVHHEDVKELYCWFCCQPHGQIYVSKAKIDVHSDRFGFPYGAADIVCLEPENCDPTHVSIHQSPHGNIDQLPRFDIKNRKAETFSVDFTLCISAMFGNYNNVLQFIQSMEMYKILGVQKVVVYKNSCSELMEKVLKFYMEEGTVEIIPWPINSYLKVSSKWYFMQDGTHIGYYGQITALNDCIYRNMQRSKFVVLNDADEIILPLKHPDWKTMMSSLQEQNPGTGIFLFENHIFPETVSTPVFNISSWNTVPGVNILQHVHREPDRKEVINPKKMIIDPRRVIQTSVHSVLRAYGTSVNVPMDVALIYHCRVPLQENLPRESLIRDTTLWKYNSSLITNVNKVLHQTVL; from the exons ATGGAAATCTggctcttttatttatttgtctgtttgtttgtttatgagCAGCTGGCTTTTTGCAGTAATAATTTGGCCTGTAgatacattttcttcatcttgtgCAATAGGATTAGTTTATTCCATCTTGGCATTTTAACCCCACTCTTCTTGCTGGaattcagggatttttttttttctaccagtcTAGTTTTCTGGCCTAACATTAATTTGATTACTCTGTGTCATGCTTCTTCCAAGAATCATTGCAGCACAAGCGGGCCTTTGAAGAGACTTGCTGTCACTGTACTACTTGTGGATCACATCCGGATGGCTAAAG GTGAATTCAGAATGTTACAGACAGTACCAGCCATTCGTTTAAAg atGCAGCAGCATAAACTGCAAGGACAAAGAAATTTGCATCTACATTTAGatacattcaaaatgttttgtggtgGGAAAAAATCATACTTTGCTGCCACTGTGTGCATTATTACTCTAACTTCAATGGTCGCATTTTCATATCTGAGATTACAGAGACTTGCTCACCTGCCAAAAATAATACAGGAAGGTAGAAGATGTAGAGGGGAAATTACAAATAACACAATAACGCCATTAAAGGATAAAAGAACTTTTATTATATCCCCATACTTTGAtgacagagaaagcaaagtcACTCGTGTGATTGGGATTGTTCACCATGAAGATGTAAAAGAACTAtactgctggttttgctgtcaGCCCCATGGACAGATATACGtatcaaaagcaaaaattgaTGTTCACTCAGATAGATTTGGATTCCCTTATGGTGCGGCAGATATAGTTTGTCTGGAACCTGAAAACTGCGATCCAACACATGTATCAATTCATCAGTCTCCACATGGAAATATTGACCAGCTGCCAAGGTTTGACATTAAAAACCGCAAGGCTGAGACCTTCTCTGTTGACTTCACTTTATGTATCTCTGCCATGTTTGGAAATTACAACAATGTCTTACAGTTTATACAGAGTATGGAAATGTACAAGATTCTTGGGGTACAGAAAGTGGTAGTCTATAAGAACAGCTGCAGCGAGCTGATGGAGAAAGTCTTGAAGTTTTATATGGAAGAAGGAACTGTGGAGATAATTCCTTGGCCAATAAACTCATACCTCAAGGTTTCCTCTAAATGGTACTTCATGCAGGATGGAACACACATTGGCTACTATGGGCAAATCACAGCTCTAAATGACTGTATATACCGTAACATGCAGAGGAGCAAGTTTGTGGTTCTTAATGATGCTGATGAAATAATTCTTCCCCTTAAGCACCCAGACTGGAAAACAATGATGAGCAGTCTTCAGGAGCAAAATCCAGGCACTGGCATTTTCCTCTTTGAGAACCATATCTTCCCAGAAACCGTATCCACTCCTGTGTTCAACATTTCATCTTGGAATACCGTGCCAGGTGTTAACATACTACAGCATGTGCACAGAGAACCTGACAGGAAAGAGGTGATCAATCCCAAGAAAATGATAATTGATCCAAGAAGGGTGATTCAGACGTCCGTCCACTCTGTCCTACGCGCTTATGGGACCAGTGTGAATGTTCCAATGGATGTGGCCCTCATTTATCACTGTCGAGTGCCCCTTCAAGAAAATCTTCCCAGAGAATCCCTCATCAGGGATACGACACTGTGGAAATATAACTCATCATTAATCACAAATGTTAACAAAGTGCTACATCAAACAGTACTGTAA
- the LOC121057389 gene encoding beta-1,4-galactosyltransferase galt-1-like isoform X2, whose protein sequence is MAKGEFRMLQTVPAIRLKMQQHKLQGQRNLHLHLDTFKMFCGGKKSYFAATVCIITLTSMVAFSYLRLQRLAHLPKIIQEGRRCRGEITNNTITPLKDKRTFIISPYFDDRESKVTRVIGIVHHEDVKELYCWFCCQPHGQIYVSKAKIDVHSDRFGFPYGAADIVCLEPENCDPTHVSIHQSPHGNIDQLPRFDIKNRKAETFSVDFTLCISAMFGNYNNVLQFIQSMEMYKILGVQKVVVYKNSCSELMEKVLKFYMEEGTVEIIPWPINSYLKVSSKWYFMQDGTHIGYYGQITALNDCIYRNMQRSKFVVLNDADEIILPLKHPDWKTMMSSLQEQNPGTGIFLFENHIFPETVSTPVFNISSWNTVPGVNILQHVHREPDRKEVINPKKMIIDPRRVIQTSVHSVLRAYGTSVNVPMDVALIYHCRVPLQENLPRESLIRDTTLWKYNSSLITNVNKVLHQTVL, encoded by the exons ATGGCTAAAG GTGAATTCAGAATGTTACAGACAGTACCAGCCATTCGTTTAAAg atGCAGCAGCATAAACTGCAAGGACAAAGAAATTTGCATCTACATTTAGatacattcaaaatgttttgtggtgGGAAAAAATCATACTTTGCTGCCACTGTGTGCATTATTACTCTAACTTCAATGGTCGCATTTTCATATCTGAGATTACAGAGACTTGCTCACCTGCCAAAAATAATACAGGAAGGTAGAAGATGTAGAGGGGAAATTACAAATAACACAATAACGCCATTAAAGGATAAAAGAACTTTTATTATATCCCCATACTTTGAtgacagagaaagcaaagtcACTCGTGTGATTGGGATTGTTCACCATGAAGATGTAAAAGAACTAtactgctggttttgctgtcaGCCCCATGGACAGATATACGtatcaaaagcaaaaattgaTGTTCACTCAGATAGATTTGGATTCCCTTATGGTGCGGCAGATATAGTTTGTCTGGAACCTGAAAACTGCGATCCAACACATGTATCAATTCATCAGTCTCCACATGGAAATATTGACCAGCTGCCAAGGTTTGACATTAAAAACCGCAAGGCTGAGACCTTCTCTGTTGACTTCACTTTATGTATCTCTGCCATGTTTGGAAATTACAACAATGTCTTACAGTTTATACAGAGTATGGAAATGTACAAGATTCTTGGGGTACAGAAAGTGGTAGTCTATAAGAACAGCTGCAGCGAGCTGATGGAGAAAGTCTTGAAGTTTTATATGGAAGAAGGAACTGTGGAGATAATTCCTTGGCCAATAAACTCATACCTCAAGGTTTCCTCTAAATGGTACTTCATGCAGGATGGAACACACATTGGCTACTATGGGCAAATCACAGCTCTAAATGACTGTATATACCGTAACATGCAGAGGAGCAAGTTTGTGGTTCTTAATGATGCTGATGAAATAATTCTTCCCCTTAAGCACCCAGACTGGAAAACAATGATGAGCAGTCTTCAGGAGCAAAATCCAGGCACTGGCATTTTCCTCTTTGAGAACCATATCTTCCCAGAAACCGTATCCACTCCTGTGTTCAACATTTCATCTTGGAATACCGTGCCAGGTGTTAACATACTACAGCATGTGCACAGAGAACCTGACAGGAAAGAGGTGATCAATCCCAAGAAAATGATAATTGATCCAAGAAGGGTGATTCAGACGTCCGTCCACTCTGTCCTACGCGCTTATGGGACCAGTGTGAATGTTCCAATGGATGTGGCCCTCATTTATCACTGTCGAGTGCCCCTTCAAGAAAATCTTCCCAGAGAATCCCTCATCAGGGATACGACACTGTGGAAATATAACTCATCATTAATCACAAATGTTAACAAAGTGCTACATCAAACAGTACTGTAA